The following proteins are co-located in the Leptospira weilii genome:
- a CDS encoding acetylxylan esterase encodes MAISFDECFQTYPELHSPTDLDEFWSEAIRDLKNFPIKKQSKALLKGSIIKETIYDISFQSWQNATLTGTLVIPRKRGDLPVVVYFHDYGIDRPAIIKGLTENGVAQLILNLRGHGSQLVRPLLKEGEIPDPDWTPGYFTKGLDGKDSFYMKGLYLDVIRTIEFLRLTDGIDGDKIILFGKSMGASLAVFGAAYTNRIKGLILETPNFCHIDDLQLKLEKSWMKELNAQLNSSKTKKTAMKKSLAYYDSINFSKKIKIPTLVSVGMDDKISHPKSVFAFFNHLNCDKRMQVYPTEGNEAGLKDDKQSGANLEFVREIFFPE; translated from the coding sequence ATGGCGATCAGTTTTGACGAATGCTTTCAAACTTATCCGGAGCTTCATAGCCCTACCGACCTCGATGAATTTTGGTCCGAGGCAATCCGGGATTTAAAAAACTTTCCGATTAAGAAACAATCCAAAGCTCTCCTCAAAGGCTCGATTATCAAGGAAACCATCTATGATATTTCCTTTCAATCCTGGCAGAACGCAACCTTGACCGGAACACTCGTAATCCCTCGAAAACGAGGAGATCTTCCCGTGGTAGTTTATTTTCACGACTACGGAATAGACAGACCCGCAATCATCAAAGGACTTACTGAAAACGGAGTCGCTCAGCTCATCCTTAATCTCAGAGGTCACGGTTCTCAATTGGTTCGCCCTCTGCTCAAAGAAGGGGAAATCCCAGATCCAGATTGGACTCCCGGTTATTTCACCAAAGGCCTGGACGGAAAGGATTCTTTCTACATGAAAGGATTGTATCTGGACGTAATTCGCACCATTGAATTTTTAAGACTCACCGACGGAATCGACGGAGATAAGATCATTCTCTTCGGAAAATCCATGGGAGCCTCTCTTGCCGTTTTCGGCGCGGCTTATACGAACCGGATCAAAGGTTTGATCTTAGAAACTCCTAACTTCTGTCATATAGACGATCTTCAACTCAAGCTCGAAAAAAGTTGGATGAAGGAGCTGAACGCCCAATTGAACAGCTCCAAAACCAAAAAAACAGCGATGAAAAAAAGTTTAGCATATTATGATAGTATAAACTTCTCCAAGAAGATCAAGATTCCGACCCTGGTTTCCGTCGGGATGGACGATAAGATCTCACATCCCAAATCCGTATTCGCGTTTTTCAACCATCTGAATTGCGACAAAAGAATGCAAGTTTATCCCACAGAAGGAAACGAAGCAGGCCTAAAAGATGATAAACAGAGCGGAGCTAATCTAGAATTTGTGAGGGAAATTTTCTTTCCCGAATGA
- the folD gene encoding bifunctional methylenetetrahydrofolate dehydrogenase/methenyltetrahydrofolate cyclohydrolase FolD, translated as MTPILLDGKKLSEKIRNEIRREIEERKTKNLRIPKLATILVGNNPASETYVSMKIKACHGVGMGSEMIRLEEQTTTEELLSVIDKLNADPNIDGILLQHPSPPQIDERAAFDRISFRKDVDGVTTLSFGKLSMGVETYLPCTPYGMVLLLKEHGINVSGKNAIVVGRSPILGKPMAMLLTEMNATVTLCHSKTQNLPEIVRKADIVVGAVGKPEFIKADWISKGAVLLDAGYNPGNVGDIEISKAKNYSSFYTPVPGGVGPMTIAVLLLQTLYSSKEHFTPPVQ; from the coding sequence ATGACTCCGATTCTCTTAGATGGAAAAAAACTCTCCGAAAAAATCAGGAATGAAATTCGCCGTGAAATCGAAGAGAGAAAAACAAAAAATCTTAGAATTCCAAAACTCGCAACGATCCTAGTCGGTAACAACCCCGCTTCCGAAACCTATGTTTCGATGAAAATAAAAGCCTGCCATGGCGTGGGAATGGGTTCGGAAATGATCCGATTGGAAGAACAAACCACAACGGAAGAATTGCTCTCGGTTATAGACAAACTCAACGCAGATCCGAACATTGACGGGATCCTACTCCAACATCCTTCCCCCCCTCAAATCGACGAAAGAGCAGCGTTTGACCGGATTTCTTTTCGCAAAGACGTGGACGGAGTCACCACTCTTTCTTTCGGAAAACTTTCTATGGGAGTGGAAACCTATCTTCCTTGTACTCCCTACGGTATGGTTCTTTTACTGAAAGAACACGGTATCAATGTTTCGGGAAAGAATGCGATCGTCGTAGGACGTTCTCCAATTTTGGGAAAACCGATGGCAATGCTCCTCACGGAAATGAACGCGACCGTCACACTTTGTCATTCCAAAACCCAAAATCTTCCGGAGATCGTTCGTAAGGCGGACATCGTCGTCGGAGCAGTCGGTAAACCGGAATTCATCAAGGCCGATTGGATTTCCAAAGGTGCGGTTCTTTTGGATGCGGGTTATAACCCAGGGAACGTGGGAGATATTGAAATTTCCAAGGCAAAAAATTATTCCTCCTTTTACACTCCGGTTCCGGGAGGAGTCGGTCCGATGACAATCGCAGTACTTCTCCTACAAACTCTTTATTCCTCAAAAGAACACTTTACACCACCGGTTCAGTGA
- the asnS gene encoding asparagine--tRNA ligase, giving the protein MSETPIVSNHGLEKYVDRKVVVQGWVHGIRGSNARQFISLRNSGRILQVLAEKEILGEEVFQTVKHLRQETSVSVEGTLVKNEKSPIGFELVMDRVRIIGESENYPITPKEHGIDFLISQRHLWLRSSKQLAILRVRDNLSFAIRKYFHERDFLLIDTPILTGSVGESAGTLFSTEYFDLGNAYLAQTGQLYLETAIFAHNKVFCYGPTFRAEKSKTRRHLTEFWMVEAEVAFAGHADNLKLQEDFVKTIIRETVRNSLQDLKVLERDPAPLLAYLEKDFPVIDYTKALEILKLKGEDIVWGDDINSEREQMLTMEFGGPIFIQKYPRESKAFYMKVNPDNPKTVLNADLIAPDGVGEIIGGSEREENYENIIHRLKEEKLPVESYDWYLDLRKYGSVPHSGFGLGSERMIAWICGLQHVRECIPFPRMMERLYP; this is encoded by the coding sequence ATGTCTGAAACACCGATCGTCAGTAATCATGGTTTGGAAAAATACGTGGATCGTAAAGTCGTCGTTCAAGGTTGGGTGCACGGAATCAGAGGAAGCAACGCGAGGCAATTCATCTCGCTTAGAAACAGTGGAAGAATTTTACAGGTTCTCGCGGAAAAGGAAATATTAGGTGAGGAAGTCTTTCAAACTGTAAAACATCTCCGTCAGGAAACTTCCGTATCGGTCGAGGGAACTTTGGTGAAAAACGAAAAATCTCCGATCGGATTCGAACTTGTAATGGATCGGGTTCGAATTATCGGGGAATCCGAAAATTATCCGATCACTCCGAAAGAACACGGGATCGATTTTCTAATTTCTCAGAGACATCTCTGGTTGCGTTCTTCCAAACAACTGGCTATCCTTCGGGTAAGAGACAATCTTTCCTTTGCGATCCGTAAATACTTCCACGAACGGGATTTTCTTTTGATCGATACTCCGATCCTTACCGGGTCCGTAGGAGAAAGCGCCGGAACCTTATTTTCCACGGAATACTTCGATCTTGGAAACGCGTATCTCGCTCAGACGGGACAGCTCTATTTGGAAACGGCGATTTTTGCGCACAACAAAGTATTTTGTTACGGGCCGACTTTCCGAGCGGAAAAGAGTAAAACGAGAAGACATCTGACCGAGTTCTGGATGGTGGAAGCGGAGGTTGCATTTGCCGGTCATGCTGACAATTTAAAGCTACAGGAAGACTTCGTTAAAACCATCATCCGGGAAACCGTACGGAATTCTTTACAAGATTTGAAAGTGTTGGAAAGAGATCCGGCTCCGTTGCTTGCATATTTGGAAAAGGATTTTCCAGTGATCGATTACACAAAAGCGTTAGAAATTTTGAAACTTAAGGGAGAGGATATCGTTTGGGGAGATGATATCAATTCCGAAAGGGAGCAAATGCTTACAATGGAATTCGGAGGTCCGATTTTCATCCAAAAATATCCGAGAGAATCGAAGGCGTTTTATATGAAGGTGAACCCGGATAATCCGAAGACAGTCTTAAACGCGGACTTAATCGCGCCTGACGGAGTGGGGGAGATCATCGGAGGATCGGAAAGGGAGGAGAATTACGAGAACATCATTCATAGACTCAAGGAGGAAAAACTTCCCGTGGAATCTTATGATTGGTATTTGGATTTGAGAAAATACGGTTCGGTTCCTCATTCCGGTTTTGGACTCGGTTCGGAAAGGATGATCGCATGGATCTGCGGACTTCAACACGTTCGAGAGTGTATCCCGTTTCCAAGGATGATGGAAAGATTGTATCCCTGA
- a CDS encoding tetratricopeptide repeat protein codes for MGQNLAVSNPSSIEETAWELFETGSYEEVIEIAKKNPNHAFLNHLSGIAGFESGSDCEINYFLKGSSVLTPLLEAYLLKEAGKLREAAKKFHSYFKSSSVPVAYSTLRTGILVSESAVDFKTVLDLISIYKTRFSDDFFCKAEFFSNYHLRNYKEAIQVFAENAKRLSEERDVMGALGLALVYIGKFDEAKSVLEKIPGYEELPTFDEKKKEFSERIANIPKMEAKRKSLSMQELIDLGFAYLFSENFQKAEEVFRELVAVHG; via the coding sequence ATGGGCCAGAATTTAGCAGTATCCAATCCGTCTTCCATTGAAGAAACCGCTTGGGAATTATTCGAAACGGGTTCTTACGAGGAAGTGATCGAGATCGCAAAAAAAAATCCGAATCACGCTTTTTTAAATCATCTGAGTGGGATTGCCGGATTTGAATCTGGTTCGGACTGCGAAATAAATTATTTTCTCAAAGGCTCTTCTGTGCTAACTCCGCTGTTGGAAGCTTATCTTCTCAAGGAAGCGGGAAAACTAAGAGAGGCCGCAAAAAAGTTTCATTCGTATTTTAAATCTTCTTCCGTTCCAGTCGCGTATTCGACGCTTAGAACCGGAATTCTCGTAAGCGAAAGCGCAGTCGATTTCAAAACGGTCTTGGATTTGATTTCCATTTACAAGACCCGTTTTTCGGACGATTTCTTTTGTAAGGCGGAGTTTTTTTCCAACTATCATCTTAGAAATTACAAAGAAGCGATTCAAGTTTTTGCGGAGAACGCAAAACGTCTTTCCGAAGAAAGAGACGTTATGGGTGCGTTGGGACTTGCACTTGTTTATATTGGAAAATTTGACGAAGCGAAATCTGTTCTCGAGAAAATTCCCGGATATGAGGAACTTCCTACTTTTGACGAAAAGAAAAAAGAATTCTCCGAAAGGATAGCGAATATTCCCAAAATGGAAGCCAAACGAAAATCCCTTTCTATGCAGGAATTGATCGATTTGGGATTTGCTTATCTTTTTTCGGAAAACTTTCAGAAAGCGGAAGAAGTTTTCAGAGAACTCGTGGCCGTTCACGGTTAA
- a CDS encoding DUF1176 domain-containing protein: protein MNVRAFRFKLLYSIFFLFFGGIVLFFLNTSLFVRKGVPASYKQSLFRRNKIDWPSDCEYSARSKDLVAEKIKLPAEVCTDAIDSLQSELPKDCEYNNVALGEDGKIDLYRYRDFLGRAPIRFFSLGKGEFLGELLCDATAYNENRIYFLYDERTIPAKTKLLKFIAYEFSWNRNDEASEKIRMKRLESDRWIRYYKPETKEWIAFFKFRGMGDCGTYFRYQPSEQNLPVLVEIRAKLECDGTEAYSADEVPITWKQYEVPFDWKEWISNVNLTSFACNGRQKAL, encoded by the coding sequence ATGAATGTTCGCGCCTTTCGATTTAAGCTGTTGTATTCGATCTTTTTCCTTTTTTTCGGTGGAATCGTATTATTTTTTTTGAATACTTCCCTGTTTGTGCGAAAAGGCGTGCCCGCATCCTATAAACAATCTTTGTTTCGGAGAAACAAAATAGATTGGCCCTCCGATTGTGAATACTCGGCTCGTTCCAAGGATCTTGTCGCCGAGAAAATAAAACTTCCCGCGGAGGTTTGTACGGACGCGATCGATTCTCTACAAAGCGAATTGCCTAAGGATTGCGAATACAACAATGTCGCGTTAGGTGAGGACGGTAAAATCGATTTGTATCGCTATCGGGATTTTTTGGGTAGGGCGCCGATTCGATTTTTTTCACTGGGGAAGGGGGAGTTCTTAGGTGAATTGTTATGCGACGCTACGGCTTATAATGAAAATCGAATCTACTTTTTATATGACGAACGCACGATTCCCGCTAAAACGAAACTTTTGAAATTTATCGCGTATGAGTTTTCATGGAACCGAAACGACGAGGCTTCGGAGAAAATTCGGATGAAACGGTTGGAAAGCGATCGTTGGATTCGGTATTATAAACCGGAAACGAAAGAATGGATCGCGTTTTTCAAGTTTCGAGGAATGGGTGATTGCGGAACGTATTTTCGGTATCAACCATCGGAGCAAAATCTTCCCGTTCTTGTCGAAATTCGCGCAAAATTGGAATGTGATGGAACCGAAGCCTATTCCGCGGACGAGGTCCCGATTACATGGAAACAATATGAAGTTCCGTTCGATTGGAAAGAGTGGATAAGTAACGTGAATTTGACATCTTTTGCCTGCAACGGGAGGCAGAAAGCTTTATGA
- a CDS encoding integrase core domain-containing protein, which yields MTEENHCYENSVAERINKTIKFELYNTFNCFKEAQIALKQAVFLYNNARIHQHLGFLTPHFVHQAV from the coding sequence ATGACCGAAGAGAATCACTGTTATGAAAACTCTGTCGCCGAAAGAATCAATAAAACTATTAAATTCGAATTATATAATACTTTTAATTGTTTTAAAGAAGCTCAAATCGCTCTCAAGCAAGCCGTTTTTCTTTACAACAATGCTCGGATTCATCAACATTTAGGTTTCTTAACTCCGCATTTTGTTCATCAAGCTGTCTGA